A genomic window from Phycisphaerae bacterium includes:
- a CDS encoding cytochrome c, translating to MYRDHIKSFAFVLVGVGILSAGLAVVAEPKSDDKPATFKPAMELEQLMECQNRLFKEVKDGLLDKKWKQASESAWVLAELANVNQYHNENSDYRGHAKKMMDECVTLAKALKNRDEAASKEAVKAVGNACGACHDQFKK from the coding sequence ATGTATCGGGATCATATCAAGTCTTTTGCGTTCGTTTTGGTGGGAGTCGGTATTCTCAGTGCGGGATTGGCGGTGGTGGCTGAACCGAAATCCGACGACAAACCAGCGACTTTCAAACCTGCGATGGAACTGGAGCAATTGATGGAATGCCAGAACCGGCTCTTCAAGGAAGTCAAGGATGGCTTGCTGGACAAGAAGTGGAAACAGGCGTCGGAATCCGCCTGGGTGCTTGCCGAACTGGCGAACGTGAATCAATACCACAATGAGAATTCCGACTATCGCGGGCACGCCAAAAAGATGATGGACGAGTGCGTCACGCTTGCCAAAGCGCTGAAGAATCGCGACGAAGCGGCTTCGAAAGAAGCAGTTAAGGCCGTCGGTAACGCCTGCGGTGCCTGCCACGACCAGTTCAAAAAGTAA
- a CDS encoding matrixin family metalloprotease, which produces MAVSSRSYGRAFGALSVFAIAVAGLVLALPKHAEPVALSAQCQVNSTLAASDSSWERERAAHVEKMESIIFPHLIDSLTPVQQDLLMTRIRDLYYSEPPAMTPAMLCFAPGTPDEVVEAFAAVDEFEGRYNQTNRWSTTASGSTGSQGNPITLTYGFPADGVNIPVVSGVGFAAGPNQLNAWLNGRYGSQAVWKPIFDSVFNRWSQLSGVTYVYEPNDDGVAMHQNPGVLGVRADVRIGAKQFVSSSSGLPDGNGNVLAYNNFPNDGDMVLDAFDTFYNDTSGNSLKLRNVVSHEHGHGTGQLHVCPINQSKLMEPFISTAYDGPRHDDVRNMQRHYGDPFEPDNNPAQATDLGDFTIGNGLTVGTVPLPSMPFGSLLSIDANSEQDYFFFEVNAACSVTVTVTPIGTTYDDSDQACPGQSGSCCSGNNFDSLSVADLNVDVIGQNGVTVLATGNSSPIGQPETLTNVQLTSPGGYFFRVYEGNTPTSTQLYRLNFSISAPVFQPPSITLPNGAPTLLIGGEPKSFNVQIDPGNDSVVAGSRLLFYRYDGGAYQSVPLGSLGGNLYSATLPAPTCSATPQFYLSATGVTAGQVTNPAGGASAPYTATIGPIPLIDNFESDQGWTAVLDGGDGLWQRGVPVNCNRGDPPSDFDGSGQCYLTDNDPNNCNSDVDDGSTTLTSPPFSMGEGDVISYAYWLNDFTGGLLQGGDSLRVEIATDSAGTNWATVRNYTTALNAWRTDTITVGVDVSPSQTMRIRFTANDIGTQNVVEAAIDAFVADGPICEDPIETPDVPTGVTAEDGAACTEITLGWNASAGAVDYQVYRGTVDDPNLATQLASGVVGTGFVDSTAPVGQILYYWVKACNTSGCSDFSASDTGSTLSPPGVVSGLNATNDTICGAIEVTWNAMIDADSYVVRRNTLDDFDGADVIANIAETSFRDGQTDHQLDYYYWVTASNGCGEGEPGSAAVGSASPKGDFNFDGFIDGADIQGFVEAMLGEPSTFECADLDAPLGVLNDDDIAAMIALLLAGA; this is translated from the coding sequence ATGGCGGTTTCAAGTCGGTCGTACGGCCGAGCATTCGGCGCGTTGTCGGTATTTGCCATTGCGGTGGCCGGACTTGTGCTGGCGTTGCCCAAGCACGCAGAACCGGTTGCGCTGTCAGCACAATGCCAAGTCAACAGCACATTGGCTGCATCGGATTCTTCATGGGAAAGGGAGCGGGCCGCCCATGTTGAGAAAATGGAAAGCATCATTTTCCCGCATCTGATCGATTCCTTGACGCCCGTGCAGCAGGACCTGCTGATGACCCGCATTCGAGATCTTTACTATTCCGAACCGCCGGCCATGACGCCGGCCATGCTGTGTTTCGCTCCCGGAACGCCGGACGAGGTCGTCGAGGCTTTTGCGGCCGTTGATGAGTTTGAGGGGCGTTACAACCAGACCAACCGATGGTCAACGACGGCATCCGGATCGACCGGTTCCCAAGGCAATCCGATCACGCTTACATACGGCTTTCCCGCGGATGGCGTGAACATTCCCGTCGTGTCCGGAGTCGGTTTCGCCGCCGGACCAAACCAACTCAATGCGTGGCTGAATGGCCGGTACGGAAGTCAGGCGGTCTGGAAGCCGATCTTCGACTCCGTCTTCAATCGGTGGTCACAGCTATCCGGCGTCACCTATGTGTACGAACCCAACGACGATGGCGTCGCCATGCATCAGAATCCCGGCGTCCTTGGCGTTCGCGCGGATGTGCGCATCGGAGCCAAGCAGTTTGTCTCAAGTTCGAGCGGCCTGCCTGACGGAAACGGCAACGTTCTGGCATACAACAACTTCCCGAACGACGGCGACATGGTCTTGGATGCGTTCGACACTTTCTATAACGATACATCGGGAAACTCGCTCAAACTGCGAAACGTCGTCTCGCACGAGCACGGACACGGCACCGGCCAACTGCATGTGTGTCCGATCAATCAGTCCAAGCTGATGGAGCCGTTCATCTCGACCGCGTATGACGGACCTCGTCACGATGACGTTCGCAATATGCAGCGTCATTACGGTGATCCCTTCGAACCGGACAACAATCCCGCTCAGGCTACCGATCTCGGAGACTTCACGATCGGCAACGGCTTGACGGTCGGAACGGTTCCGCTTCCGTCCATGCCGTTCGGTTCGTTGCTCAGCATTGACGCCAATAGTGAGCAGGACTACTTCTTCTTTGAGGTTAATGCCGCATGTTCCGTCACGGTGACCGTCACTCCGATCGGCACGACCTACGACGACAGCGATCAGGCCTGCCCGGGACAGAGCGGCTCCTGCTGCAGCGGAAACAACTTCGATTCGCTTTCGGTCGCCGATCTGAATGTCGATGTGATCGGGCAGAATGGTGTCACGGTTCTTGCAACCGGAAACTCATCGCCGATCGGACAGCCTGAGACATTGACGAATGTTCAGTTGACGTCGCCGGGCGGCTACTTCTTCCGCGTCTATGAAGGCAACACACCCACGTCCACCCAGCTCTATCGCCTGAATTTTTCGATCAGCGCTCCGGTATTTCAACCGCCGTCGATCACGCTGCCCAATGGGGCGCCGACGCTGCTGATCGGAGGGGAGCCGAAGTCGTTCAATGTTCAAATCGATCCGGGCAACGACTCGGTGGTCGCCGGCTCGAGGTTGCTTTTCTATCGATATGACGGCGGTGCGTATCAGTCGGTTCCGCTGGGTTCGCTCGGCGGAAATCTCTACTCTGCCACGCTGCCCGCACCGACTTGCAGCGCGACCCCCCAGTTTTATCTTTCCGCGACTGGCGTCACCGCCGGACAGGTGACGAATCCGGCCGGCGGCGCTTCCGCTCCGTACACCGCGACGATCGGGCCGATTCCTCTGATTGACAACTTCGAGTCCGATCAAGGCTGGACCGCGGTGCTCGACGGCGGAGACGGGCTGTGGCAGCGCGGCGTGCCCGTGAATTGCAATCGAGGAGATCCACCGTCGGATTTCGATGGCTCCGGCCAGTGCTACCTGACAGACAACGATCCCAACAACTGCAATTCCGACGTCGATGACGGATCCACCACGCTTACGTCGCCACCGTTCAGTATGGGCGAGGGTGATGTCATCTCCTATGCTTACTGGCTCAACGATTTCACCGGCGGTTTGCTCCAGGGCGGCGATTCGCTCCGAGTCGAGATCGCGACGGACAGTGCCGGCACCAACTGGGCCACGGTCCGCAACTACACCACTGCGCTCAACGCATGGCGTACCGACACCATCACGGTCGGCGTCGATGTCAGCCCTTCGCAGACGATGCGGATCAGGTTCACCGCGAACGATATTGGCACGCAGAACGTGGTGGAGGCGGCGATTGATGCCTTCGTCGCCGACGGTCCGATTTGTGAAGATCCGATTGAAACGCCGGATGTGCCGACAGGCGTGACCGCTGAAGACGGCGCCGCCTGCACCGAAATCACGCTGGGTTGGAATGCTTCAGCCGGTGCCGTCGATTACCAGGTCTATCGAGGTACCGTCGATGACCCCAATTTGGCCACTCAGCTTGCATCAGGTGTGGTGGGCACGGGTTTTGTCGACTCCACTGCCCCGGTAGGCCAGATCCTGTATTACTGGGTCAAGGCGTGCAATACGTCGGGGTGTTCCGACTTCAGTGCGTCCGATACGGGATCGACGCTGTCGCCGCCGGGAGTTGTGTCAGGCCTCAACGCCACCAACGATACGATATGCGGCGCGATTGAAGTCACGTGGAACGCCATGATCGACGCGGATTCATATGTCGTTCGCCGCAATACGCTTGACGACTTTGACGGCGCGGACGTCATCGCCAACATCGCTGAAACAAGTTTCCGCGACGGGCAGACTGATCATCAACTGGACTACTACTACTGGGTGACGGCATCGAACGGCTGCGGCGAAGGTGAGCCTGGCTCTGCAGCCGTCGGCAGCGCATCGCCGAAAGGTGATTTCAATTTCGACGGCTTCATCGATGGCGCGGATATTCAAGGTTTTGTCGAGGCTATGTTGGGTGAGCCTTCGACCTTCGAATGTGCCGACCTCGATGCACCGCTTGGCGTCCTCAATGATGACGACATCGCTGCGATGATCGCCCTGCTGCTTGCGGGTGCGTAA
- a CDS encoding SDR family oxidoreductase has product MSRKTILVTGGAGFIGSNLCLRLFDEGHHVICLDNCFTGSIANFGERYRDMVLSGRFEFIRHDVVEPIKLEVDQIYHLACPASPVHYQHNPVKTIKTNVMGTYNMLGLAKRVRARILQASTSEVYGDPTVHPQTEEYWGNVNPIGVRSCYDEGKRVAETLVFDYFRQHKLEIRVARIFNTYGPNMSVDDGRVMSNFICQALRGEALTVYGDGSQTRSFCYVSDLVDGLVRLMDGATTGPINLGNDREMTMLELVNAIGMALGRKLAVEHKPLPQDDPRQRKPDLTRARSLLGFEPRVTLEEGIRRTVEYFRRALAESPV; this is encoded by the coding sequence TTCTCGTCACTGGCGGCGCCGGGTTCATCGGGTCGAATCTGTGTTTGCGCCTTTTCGACGAGGGGCACCACGTCATCTGTCTCGACAACTGCTTCACCGGGAGCATCGCCAACTTCGGCGAGCGATACCGCGACATGGTGCTGAGCGGTCGCTTTGAGTTCATTCGGCACGATGTCGTCGAACCGATCAAACTGGAAGTTGACCAGATTTATCACCTGGCCTGCCCGGCCAGTCCCGTGCATTACCAGCACAATCCGGTCAAGACAATCAAGACGAACGTGATGGGGACGTACAACATGCTGGGCCTGGCGAAGCGCGTTCGAGCGCGCATCCTGCAAGCCAGCACGAGCGAGGTTTATGGCGACCCGACTGTCCATCCACAGACCGAGGAATATTGGGGCAATGTCAATCCCATCGGCGTGCGGAGTTGCTATGACGAGGGCAAGCGCGTCGCCGAGACGCTGGTGTTCGACTATTTTCGGCAGCACAAACTGGAAATTCGCGTCGCCCGAATCTTCAACACGTACGGGCCGAATATGTCGGTGGATGACGGCCGCGTCATGAGCAACTTCATCTGCCAGGCGCTTCGCGGCGAGGCATTGACCGTGTACGGAGACGGCTCCCAGACGCGAAGCTTCTGCTACGTATCCGACCTGGTTGACGGCCTGGTGCGGCTGATGGACGGCGCCACGACCGGCCCGATCAATCTGGGCAACGATCGCGAGATGACCATGCTCGAACTGGTCAATGCCATAGGAATGGCACTTGGCAGGAAACTCGCCGTGGAGCACAAACCCCTGCCGCAAGACGACCCCCGGCAGCGAAAGCCGGATCTGACGCGGGCAAGAAGCCTGCTCGGCTTCGAGCCGCGCGTCACGTTGGAAGAGGGAATTCGTCGGACAGTCGAGTACTTCCGGCGTGCGCTGGCGGAATCACCGGTGTAG
- a CDS encoding sugar phosphate isomerase/epimerase — protein sequence MELSISVDDLRMELRPALDVVRQIGVHFVEVGAMHGPISPEELSRSGERHFSRHLADIGLNLHCLRGPTGGAGYADRSAGDRRLASLKRIINLASSLRVSTVSTTVGSVTTDADGREKDRLLEAIVQMADMADRCGVTVAIDTAGISAADLRSMLQTVNCPNLTACCDSGGMLLRGENPHRVADVLAGRIRIARARDAVAGDAGAPGHETAPGEGQLDPAAFLAALHEAGARGPLILSRTTGDQRIHDIALAKRRFESLLCAEG from the coding sequence ATGGAACTCTCAATCAGCGTTGATGATCTCAGGATGGAACTTCGACCGGCACTGGATGTCGTGCGTCAGATCGGCGTTCACTTCGTTGAGGTCGGCGCGATGCACGGGCCCATATCGCCCGAGGAATTGAGCAGGAGCGGAGAACGACACTTCTCACGGCACCTGGCCGACATCGGTTTGAATCTGCACTGCCTTCGCGGACCGACGGGCGGCGCCGGTTACGCAGACCGCAGCGCTGGCGACCGGCGTCTTGCTTCGCTGAAGCGTATCATCAACCTGGCATCCTCACTTCGCGTGTCGACGGTCTCGACGACAGTGGGAAGCGTCACGACCGATGCCGACGGCCGGGAAAAAGATCGCCTTCTTGAGGCGATTGTTCAAATGGCGGACATGGCGGATCGCTGCGGCGTCACGGTCGCAATCGACACCGCAGGCATCAGTGCGGCCGATCTGCGATCAATGCTGCAGACGGTAAACTGTCCGAATCTGACTGCCTGCTGCGATAGCGGCGGCATGCTCCTGCGAGGCGAGAATCCGCACCGCGTCGCGGACGTGCTTGCCGGTCGCATTCGCATTGCGCGGGCGCGCGACGCCGTCGCCGGCGATGCCGGCGCGCCTGGCCATGAGACCGCGCCCGGAGAAGGACAACTCGATCCGGCTGCATTTCTGGCAGCGCTCCACGAGGCCGGCGCACGCGGCCCGCTCATTCTCTCGCGGACGACAGGGGACCAGCGCATCCATGACATCGCCCTGGCGAAACGCAGGTTTGAGTCGCTGCTTTGCGCGGAAGGTTAA